The following are encoded in a window of Pecten maximus chromosome 17, xPecMax1.1, whole genome shotgun sequence genomic DNA:
- the LOC117315398 gene encoding protein FAM214A-like isoform X1 encodes MKPEKGGSDMEDTVWVPADLFAEIGLLVTEARTPDQSPKGRVEGPHCLPVQGVRAHVCDKHRQQCRKTDLQKKHMYMLTKNMIPMRIDVLLMPNCDHGQLEACTVVGSITASQEDMTLLERWDVQILSKRRLERCETGFVTGRVLLQAVRSYLHFSQLSSWLTSQRGQLPVQVVYRVYAPGESVCHEFTSLPEKHHFPIADLSHSAVRAEVSSIPRQQTIPIFLCMEDDSLSGFTRKRKSPVQPDDICSGEGSLFTEPNEKKQNLPVKKHFAARQGYNTSAVCTFRSPCETSDQSNIVSKQRDYCLPSVSCSTSVLHLPPALCKDAVQGKQLWTANHSSIPCETQYELRKPPNGQPPKRSKNVEGFSKNFNDQDVESQCQQRSKFDQTVDNGQSCSRLDIKSDRSNSDISEKISAMKQTFKGNPLNLSDHRHETSYSKTHEPSVLVKRLPSPKVLLTSTGNTKGSPVFFKRRKIDLGSPGDQYDSITEDRVFSDTINDSVKPLKSEDIEAYLSSLTHHGPISEKTSTTLDTIPLTQCRFYIGDETKKIVDIPPPKLKHDSTSERNQSEEEVNSKHTVVRHLFKKSLSEPGPSLCQLEACDISLNKGEKEHSGAVLSQKLSISQNVEDLSENGYSDDSTPTNSLSDSNDALISSHLSSNSSSASSTGVAMRKSSPVHSDQWSTSCDLVLPNTRTNQKGEVTCEIKQDISIHLTKDDSCFELERGLSGLNLKCDSSRSGSTGNVDQMRSSNPNCDLTVVGDDKDFSVNGDASKHDNICDKNNLTKSRKAEGATLCKHILNKELKKNLHNEEAIGECLRTEKPQKADIFEFRQTLDRSSAMVFNSSTGLPSRSSPAPVKRKSTGRFDYDNTLINARAIKNALSCSKLVLQSECTVVADDNSSKVLSTSAPASTNCLLGNFEESVLNGRIEPVGVVSGFTAEIGAGGCFCPKHVTIPVTAYFFQLSDDNAPSPYLGHINLDSIGKRGYHIPKCGTLQVTLFNPNKTVVKMFVVMYDLSDMPPNCQTFLRQRTLYTPVDPNSSEPSYLRYLIHLRISSTKTGKVFLHTDIRLIFARDKFEFDPKVANYELRSYTEGPQNPKFSPKR; translated from the exons ATGAAGCCCGAAAAAG GTGGATCAGACATGGAGGATACTGTGTGGGTTCCCGCCGATTTGTTTGCCGAGATAGGACTGTTGGTGACCGAGGCCAGAACCCCAGATCAGTCCCCTAAAGGGCGTGTTGAGGGCCCCCACTGTCTCCCCGTACAAGGGGTCAGAGCTCATGTTTGTGATAAACACAGGCAACAG TGCCGGAAGACTGACTTGCAGAAAaagcacatgtacatgttgacAAAGAATATGATACCAATGCGAATTGATGTTCTTCTGATGCCGAATTGTGATCATGGTCAGCTGGAAGCTTGTACTGTGGTTGGTTCGATCACAGCTAGTCAGGAGGATATGACTTTGTTAGAGAGATGGGATGTCCAGATTTTGTCCAAACG AAGATTGGAGAGATGCGAGACTGGGTTTGTGACCGGAAGAGTTCTGCTACAGGCTGTACGGAGTTATCTTCACTTCTCCCAGCTCAGTTCCTGGCTCACCTCACAGAGGGGTCAGCTACCAGTGCAGGTTGTGTACAG AGTTTATGCTCCTGGAGAGTCAGTGTGCCATGAATTCACATCATTACCTGAGAAACATCATTTCCCGATCGCTGACCTGTCACATTCTGCCGTTCGTGCCGAAGTGTCATCCATCCCACGTCAGCAGACCATTCCAATATTTCTATGCATGGAGGATGATTCTCTGAGTGGATTTACACGAAAACGAAAAAGTCCAGTGCAGCCAGACGATATCTGTTCAGGGGAGGGAAGTCTTTTCACTGAACCAAACGAAAAGAAACAAAATCTACCTGTAAAAAAACACTTCGCTGCCCGACAGGGATACAATACAAGTGCAGTCTGTACTTTCAGGTCGCCCTGTGAAACTTCAGATCAATCAAACATCGTATCAAAACAGAGAGATTACTGTTTGCCTTCAGTTTCCTGCTCCACCTCAGTTCTCCATCTTCCACCAGCCTTGTGTAAAGATGCTGTccaagggaagcaactctgGACAGCAAATCATTCTTCCATTCCATGTGAGACTCAGTATGAATTAAGAAAACCACCTAACGGTCAGCCACCTAAACGTAGCAAAAATGTAGAAGGCTTTTCTAAAAATTTCAATGATCAAGATGTTGAAAGTCAATGTCAACAGCGGTCAAAGTTTGACCAGACCGTGGACAATGGTCAATCCTGTTCCAGATTAGATATAAAATCTGATAGGTCCAATTctgatatttctgaaaaaatatcTGCAATGAAACAGACGTTCAAGGGGAATCCCCTGAATTTATCAGATCATCGCCATGAAACTTCGTACTCCAAGACCCACGAGCCATCTGTACTTGTAAAGCGTTTACCTAGCCCTAAGGTACTCCTAACGAGTACCGGAAACACAAAAGGATCTCCGGTGTTCTTCAAACGTCGGAAGATTGATCTTGGTTCTCCGGGGGACCAGTATGATAGCATAACGGAAGATCGTGTGTTTTCAGATACCATAAATGATTCGGTGAAGCCGCTGAAATCGGAAGATATTGAAGCGTACCTCTCTAGTCTAACACATCATGGCCCGATCTCCGAGAAAACAAGCACCACACTTGATACCATTCCTCTCACACAGTGTCGTTTCTACATCGGAGATGAAACCAAGAAAATCGTGGATATTCCGCCACCCAAATTGAAACACGATTCAACATCGGAACGAAATCAAAGTGAAGAGGAAGTTAATTCTAAACATACCGTTGTACGGCATCTATTTAAAAAGAGTCTTTCTGAACCTGGGCCTAGTCTATGTCAACTAGAAGCTTGTGACATAAGTCTAAACAAGGGTGAAAAAGAACATTCTGGTGCTGTGTTATCCCAGAAGCTTTCAATTTCACAAAATGTTGAAGATTTATCCGAAAATGGGTATTCGGATGATTCCACACCAACCAATAGTCTTTCAGATTCAAACGATGCTCTAATATCGAGTCATCTTTCATCTAATTCATCATCTGCTTCATCCACTGGTGTTGCCATGAGGAAATCATCCCCGGTTCATTCAGATCAGTGGTCTACATCATGTGACCTTGTCTTGCCAAATACAAGGACAAATcagaaaggggaggtaacttgtgaaataaaacaagatattTCCATCCATTTAACAAAAGACGATTCTTGCTTTGAACTGGAGAGAGGATTATCAGGTCTAAACTTAAAATGTGATTCTAGTCGTTCTGGATCGACCGGGAATGTTGATCAGATGAGAAGTTCAAACCCTAACTGTGATTTAACTGTTGTTGGCGATGACAAGGACTTTTCTGTCAATGGTGACGCGTCCAAACATGACAATATCTGTGATAAAAATAACCTGACAAAGAGTCGGAAGGCAGAGGGAGCAACTCTCTGTAAACACATACTGAATAAGGAACTGAAGAAGAATCTACACAAT gaAGAAGCTATTGGAGAATGTTTGCGTACAGAAAAACCACAGAAAGCAGATATTTTTGAGTTCCGTCAGACGCTGGACAGGAGCTCTGCAATGGTGTTTAATTCCTCTACGGGGCTACCTTCTCGCTCAAGTCCG GCTCCTGTGAAAAGGAAGTCCACAGGGCGATTCGACTATGACAACACACTTATCAATGCACGAGCCATTAAAAA TGCGCTCTCCTGCTCAAAGTTGGTGCTCCAATCGGAATGTACAGTGGTTGCCGATGACAACTCCAGTAAAGTTTTGAGCACAAGTGCTCCAGCTTCCACCAACTGTCTTCTAGGAAACTTTGAG GAGTCTGTACTGAATGGTCGAATTGAGCCTGTCGGAGTAGTGAGTGGTTTCACCGCCGAGATTGGGGCCGGAGGCTGCTTCTGTCCCAAACACGTAACGATTCCAGTCACGGCCTACTTCTTCCAGCTGTCGGACGATAACGCCCCGTCCCCCTACCTG GGTCATATAAACCTGGATTCCATAGGGAAGAGGGGATATCACATTCCAAAGTGTGGAACATTACAAGTG ACCCTGTTCAATCCCAACAAAACAGTCGTCAAGATGTTTGTTGTCATGTACGATCTCAGTGATATGCCCCCTAACTGCCAAACATTCCTACGACAGAGAACGTTGTACACGCCAGTGGATCCAAACAGTTCTGAGCCGTCTTATCTTCGTTATCTCATCCACCTCCG AATATCAAGCACAAAGACTGGAAAGGTCTTCCTCCATACAGATATACGACTCATATTTGCTAGAGACAAATTTGAATTCGATCCAAAAGTTGCCAACTATGAACTGCGTTCTTACACAGAAGGGCCACAGAACCCCAAATTCTCCCCAAAGAGGTGA
- the LOC117315398 gene encoding protein FAM214A-like isoform X2, whose product MKPEKGGSDMEDTVWVPADLFAEIGLLVTEARTPDQSPKGRVEGPHCLPVQGVRAHVCDKHRQQCRKTDLQKKHMYMLTKNMIPMRIDVLLMPNCDHGQLEACTVVGSITASQEDMTLLERWDVQILSKRLERCETGFVTGRVLLQAVRSYLHFSQLSSWLTSQRGQLPVQVVYRVYAPGESVCHEFTSLPEKHHFPIADLSHSAVRAEVSSIPRQQTIPIFLCMEDDSLSGFTRKRKSPVQPDDICSGEGSLFTEPNEKKQNLPVKKHFAARQGYNTSAVCTFRSPCETSDQSNIVSKQRDYCLPSVSCSTSVLHLPPALCKDAVQGKQLWTANHSSIPCETQYELRKPPNGQPPKRSKNVEGFSKNFNDQDVESQCQQRSKFDQTVDNGQSCSRLDIKSDRSNSDISEKISAMKQTFKGNPLNLSDHRHETSYSKTHEPSVLVKRLPSPKVLLTSTGNTKGSPVFFKRRKIDLGSPGDQYDSITEDRVFSDTINDSVKPLKSEDIEAYLSSLTHHGPISEKTSTTLDTIPLTQCRFYIGDETKKIVDIPPPKLKHDSTSERNQSEEEVNSKHTVVRHLFKKSLSEPGPSLCQLEACDISLNKGEKEHSGAVLSQKLSISQNVEDLSENGYSDDSTPTNSLSDSNDALISSHLSSNSSSASSTGVAMRKSSPVHSDQWSTSCDLVLPNTRTNQKGEVTCEIKQDISIHLTKDDSCFELERGLSGLNLKCDSSRSGSTGNVDQMRSSNPNCDLTVVGDDKDFSVNGDASKHDNICDKNNLTKSRKAEGATLCKHILNKELKKNLHNEEAIGECLRTEKPQKADIFEFRQTLDRSSAMVFNSSTGLPSRSSPAPVKRKSTGRFDYDNTLINARAIKNALSCSKLVLQSECTVVADDNSSKVLSTSAPASTNCLLGNFEESVLNGRIEPVGVVSGFTAEIGAGGCFCPKHVTIPVTAYFFQLSDDNAPSPYLGHINLDSIGKRGYHIPKCGTLQVTLFNPNKTVVKMFVVMYDLSDMPPNCQTFLRQRTLYTPVDPNSSEPSYLRYLIHLRISSTKTGKVFLHTDIRLIFARDKFEFDPKVANYELRSYTEGPQNPKFSPKR is encoded by the exons ATGAAGCCCGAAAAAG GTGGATCAGACATGGAGGATACTGTGTGGGTTCCCGCCGATTTGTTTGCCGAGATAGGACTGTTGGTGACCGAGGCCAGAACCCCAGATCAGTCCCCTAAAGGGCGTGTTGAGGGCCCCCACTGTCTCCCCGTACAAGGGGTCAGAGCTCATGTTTGTGATAAACACAGGCAACAG TGCCGGAAGACTGACTTGCAGAAAaagcacatgtacatgttgacAAAGAATATGATACCAATGCGAATTGATGTTCTTCTGATGCCGAATTGTGATCATGGTCAGCTGGAAGCTTGTACTGTGGTTGGTTCGATCACAGCTAGTCAGGAGGATATGACTTTGTTAGAGAGATGGGATGTCCAGATTTTGTCCAAACG ATTGGAGAGATGCGAGACTGGGTTTGTGACCGGAAGAGTTCTGCTACAGGCTGTACGGAGTTATCTTCACTTCTCCCAGCTCAGTTCCTGGCTCACCTCACAGAGGGGTCAGCTACCAGTGCAGGTTGTGTACAG AGTTTATGCTCCTGGAGAGTCAGTGTGCCATGAATTCACATCATTACCTGAGAAACATCATTTCCCGATCGCTGACCTGTCACATTCTGCCGTTCGTGCCGAAGTGTCATCCATCCCACGTCAGCAGACCATTCCAATATTTCTATGCATGGAGGATGATTCTCTGAGTGGATTTACACGAAAACGAAAAAGTCCAGTGCAGCCAGACGATATCTGTTCAGGGGAGGGAAGTCTTTTCACTGAACCAAACGAAAAGAAACAAAATCTACCTGTAAAAAAACACTTCGCTGCCCGACAGGGATACAATACAAGTGCAGTCTGTACTTTCAGGTCGCCCTGTGAAACTTCAGATCAATCAAACATCGTATCAAAACAGAGAGATTACTGTTTGCCTTCAGTTTCCTGCTCCACCTCAGTTCTCCATCTTCCACCAGCCTTGTGTAAAGATGCTGTccaagggaagcaactctgGACAGCAAATCATTCTTCCATTCCATGTGAGACTCAGTATGAATTAAGAAAACCACCTAACGGTCAGCCACCTAAACGTAGCAAAAATGTAGAAGGCTTTTCTAAAAATTTCAATGATCAAGATGTTGAAAGTCAATGTCAACAGCGGTCAAAGTTTGACCAGACCGTGGACAATGGTCAATCCTGTTCCAGATTAGATATAAAATCTGATAGGTCCAATTctgatatttctgaaaaaatatcTGCAATGAAACAGACGTTCAAGGGGAATCCCCTGAATTTATCAGATCATCGCCATGAAACTTCGTACTCCAAGACCCACGAGCCATCTGTACTTGTAAAGCGTTTACCTAGCCCTAAGGTACTCCTAACGAGTACCGGAAACACAAAAGGATCTCCGGTGTTCTTCAAACGTCGGAAGATTGATCTTGGTTCTCCGGGGGACCAGTATGATAGCATAACGGAAGATCGTGTGTTTTCAGATACCATAAATGATTCGGTGAAGCCGCTGAAATCGGAAGATATTGAAGCGTACCTCTCTAGTCTAACACATCATGGCCCGATCTCCGAGAAAACAAGCACCACACTTGATACCATTCCTCTCACACAGTGTCGTTTCTACATCGGAGATGAAACCAAGAAAATCGTGGATATTCCGCCACCCAAATTGAAACACGATTCAACATCGGAACGAAATCAAAGTGAAGAGGAAGTTAATTCTAAACATACCGTTGTACGGCATCTATTTAAAAAGAGTCTTTCTGAACCTGGGCCTAGTCTATGTCAACTAGAAGCTTGTGACATAAGTCTAAACAAGGGTGAAAAAGAACATTCTGGTGCTGTGTTATCCCAGAAGCTTTCAATTTCACAAAATGTTGAAGATTTATCCGAAAATGGGTATTCGGATGATTCCACACCAACCAATAGTCTTTCAGATTCAAACGATGCTCTAATATCGAGTCATCTTTCATCTAATTCATCATCTGCTTCATCCACTGGTGTTGCCATGAGGAAATCATCCCCGGTTCATTCAGATCAGTGGTCTACATCATGTGACCTTGTCTTGCCAAATACAAGGACAAATcagaaaggggaggtaacttgtgaaataaaacaagatattTCCATCCATTTAACAAAAGACGATTCTTGCTTTGAACTGGAGAGAGGATTATCAGGTCTAAACTTAAAATGTGATTCTAGTCGTTCTGGATCGACCGGGAATGTTGATCAGATGAGAAGTTCAAACCCTAACTGTGATTTAACTGTTGTTGGCGATGACAAGGACTTTTCTGTCAATGGTGACGCGTCCAAACATGACAATATCTGTGATAAAAATAACCTGACAAAGAGTCGGAAGGCAGAGGGAGCAACTCTCTGTAAACACATACTGAATAAGGAACTGAAGAAGAATCTACACAAT gaAGAAGCTATTGGAGAATGTTTGCGTACAGAAAAACCACAGAAAGCAGATATTTTTGAGTTCCGTCAGACGCTGGACAGGAGCTCTGCAATGGTGTTTAATTCCTCTACGGGGCTACCTTCTCGCTCAAGTCCG GCTCCTGTGAAAAGGAAGTCCACAGGGCGATTCGACTATGACAACACACTTATCAATGCACGAGCCATTAAAAA TGCGCTCTCCTGCTCAAAGTTGGTGCTCCAATCGGAATGTACAGTGGTTGCCGATGACAACTCCAGTAAAGTTTTGAGCACAAGTGCTCCAGCTTCCACCAACTGTCTTCTAGGAAACTTTGAG GAGTCTGTACTGAATGGTCGAATTGAGCCTGTCGGAGTAGTGAGTGGTTTCACCGCCGAGATTGGGGCCGGAGGCTGCTTCTGTCCCAAACACGTAACGATTCCAGTCACGGCCTACTTCTTCCAGCTGTCGGACGATAACGCCCCGTCCCCCTACCTG GGTCATATAAACCTGGATTCCATAGGGAAGAGGGGATATCACATTCCAAAGTGTGGAACATTACAAGTG ACCCTGTTCAATCCCAACAAAACAGTCGTCAAGATGTTTGTTGTCATGTACGATCTCAGTGATATGCCCCCTAACTGCCAAACATTCCTACGACAGAGAACGTTGTACACGCCAGTGGATCCAAACAGTTCTGAGCCGTCTTATCTTCGTTATCTCATCCACCTCCG AATATCAAGCACAAAGACTGGAAAGGTCTTCCTCCATACAGATATACGACTCATATTTGCTAGAGACAAATTTGAATTCGATCCAAAAGTTGCCAACTATGAACTGCGTTCTTACACAGAAGGGCCACAGAACCCCAAATTCTCCCCAAAGAGGTGA
- the LOC117315890 gene encoding glutamic acid-rich protein-like codes for MEMFLEEEEEEEEEDEEDEEDDEEKEDDENDEEEEEEEEEEEEEEGKEDEDDEEDEDEDEEDEVDEEEKEEEDEKEEEEGKEDEDDEEDEDEDEDEEDEADEEEKEEEDDEEQEEDEGTRRTRTRRRRGRRTRRTRKRTRTTRWRTSRRTRTRRTRRTRGTRRRTTTTTRRRTKRTRWRTSRGTRSSSSSGFFNYTVSLAC; via the exons ATGGAAATGTTTTTAG aagaagaagaagaagaagaagaagaagacgAGGAGGATGAGGAGGACGACGAGGAGAAGGAGGACGACGAGAACgacgaggaggaggaggaggaggaggaggaggaggaggaggaggaggggaaGGAGGACGAGGACGACGAGGAGGATGAGGACGAGGACGAGGAGGACGAGGTGGATGAGGAGGAGAAGGAGGAGGAGGACGagaaggaggaggaggaggggaaGGAGGACGAGGACGACGAGGAGGATGAGGACGAGGACGAGGACGAGGAGGACGAGGCGGATGAGGAGGAGAAGGAGGAGGAGGACGACGAGGAGCAGGAGGAGGACGAGGGGACGAGGAGGACGAGgacgaggaggaggaggggAAGGAGGACGAGGAGGACGAGAAAGAGGACGAGGACGACGAGGTGGAGGACGAGCAGGAGGACGAGGACAAGGAGGACAAGGAGGACGAGGGGGACGAGGAGGAggacaacgacgacgacgaggAGAAGGACGAAAAGGACGAGGTGGAGGACGAGCAGGGGGACGAGGAGCAGCAGCAGCTCTGGGTTTTTTAATTATACGGTCAGTTTGGCCTGTTAG